Proteins found in one Nerophis ophidion isolate RoL-2023_Sa linkage group LG21, RoL_Noph_v1.0, whole genome shotgun sequence genomic segment:
- the marcksl1b gene encoding MARCKS-related protein 1-B — MGSQSSKGEVAVEANAAAADAAAVKTNGQENGHVKTNGDVSAKPDGDAAATNGSAEAAKEPEAAAEGDAIEPAPAAATADGEAAKPDGEAAKPEGEAAAKETPKKKKKKFSLKKSFNFKLNLKKSKKNEAVKEEAAAAEEEKPAENGAAAAAAVDEKKEEAAKEDAQAEAPKVEEGAAKEDAPKEEAKEAAAPEASKPTEESSSTPAPSEKKE; from the exons ATGGGCTCGCAGTCGTCCAAGGGAGAGGTGGCCGTGGAGGCCAACGCCGCCGCCGCCGACGCCGCGGCTGTCAAAACCAACGGACAG gagaACGGCCACGTGAAGACCAATGGCGACGTCTCCGCTAAACCCGACGGGGACGCTGCGGCCACCAACGGCTCGGCCGAGGCGGCCAAGGAGCCAGAGGCCGCCGCCGAGGGCGACGCCATCGAGCCGGCGCCCGCCGCCGCCACCGCCGACGGCGAGGCGGCCAAACCCGACGGCGAGGCGGCCAAACCTGAAGGCGAGGCGGCCGCCAAGGAGACCcccaagaagaaaaagaagaagttctCCCTGAAGAAGTCCTTCAACTTCAAACTCAACCTGAAGAAGAGCAAGAAGAACGAGGCGGTCAAGGAGGAGGCGGCCGCCGCCGAGGAGGAGAAGCCGGCTGAAAAtggcgccgccgccgccgccgccgtggaCGAGAAGAAGGAGGAGGCGGCGAAGGAGGATGCTCAAGCCGAGGCCCCGAAAGTTGAGGAGGGGGCTGCCAAAGAGGACGCCCCCAAGGAAGAGGCCAAGGAGGCAGCTGCCCCCGAGGCCTCCAAACCCACAGAGGAGAGCAGCTCGACCCCCGCCCCCTCTGAAAAGAAGGAGTGA
- the LOC133539525 gene encoding sodium-dependent neutral amino acid transporter B(0)AT1-like, producing MRLVLPNPGLDLRIPNHEDLERLEKEEAGDRPKWDNKLQYILTCVGFCIGLGNVWRFPYLCQSHGGGAFLIPYLILLVLEGLPLLLLEFAIGQRLRKGSVGVWRAISPYLTGLGIASMLVSFFVALYYNTLIAWILWYLFNSFQSPLPWTQCPLADNRTGYIAECHQSSSVDYFFYRVTLDSSTSISDSGGLHWPIVVCLLAAWTIVCICCIRGIGTAGKAVYVTAILPYVVLAIFLIRGLTLKGAVVGLQYLFTPKLDELINPSTWLDAGAQVFYAFGLAWGGLISFSSYNPVHNNCVQDAVILSVVTGLTSVYAAAVTYSIIGFRVTEKYDMCINENILSLINGFGLPEDSITPSNYDLAFQHLNSSDPDFVLGLSLKTCDIQKLLSQGVEGTGLAFIVFTEAITKMPASPVWSVLFFIMLFCLGLSTLFGNIEGVVVPLRDLGVFPKTWPHEALTGLTCLGAFLISLLFALNSGIYWVALFDNFAGSVPLLTIGFFEMIAVVYVYGIDRFNEDVRFMTGHKPGIFWQVTWRFISPLIVFLILVFYLVTQSQEKLTYLIWDPQSEGFPSLSVEEYPSWIYVVIFILAGVPSLVVLVYAFCRFIFVCCKSRIASCNTV from the exons ATGAGACTGGTTCTTCCTAACCCGGGACTGGATCTGAGGATCCCCAACCACGAGGACCTGGAAAGGCTGGAGAAAGAGGAGGCAGGGGACAGACCCAAGTGGGACAACAAACTTCAGTACATCCTGACTTGTGTGGGCTTCTGCATCGGTTTGGGGAACGTTTGGAGGTTTCCTTACTTGTGCCAAAGTCACGGAGGAG gTGCGTTTTTGATCCCGTACCTGATCCTGCTGGTGTTAGAAGGACTGCCTCTGCTGTTGCTGGAGTTCGCCATTGGCCAGCGTCTGCGGAAAGGCAGCGTGGGCGTGTGGCGAGCCATCAGTCCTTACCTGACTGGTCTCG GCATAGCCTCCATGCTGGTGTCCTTTTTTGTGGCCCTGTACTACAACACCTTGATAGCGTGGATCCTGTGGTACCTCTTCAACTCCTTCCAAAGCCCCCTGCCGTGGACTCAGTGTCCTCTCGCTGATAATAGAACAG GTTACATAGCCGAGTGTCACCAGAGCTCCTCGGTGGATTATTTCTTCTACCGAGTCACCCTGGACAGCTCCACCTCCATATCGGACTCTGGTGGTCTCCACTGGCCCATAGTGGTCTGTCTCCTGGCCGCGTGGACTATTGTCTGCATCTGCTGCATCCGAGGGATCGGCACCGCAGGCAAG GCCGTGTACGTCACCGCCATCCTGCCCTACGTCGTGTTGGCCATCTTCCTCATCCGGGGACTCACGCTTAAAGGCGCAGTCGTCGGTTTGCAGTACCTCTTTACTCCAAAG TTGGACGAGTTGATTAATCCGTCAACCTGGCTGGATGCGGGGGCTCAGGTCTTTTATGCCTTCGGTCTGGCGTGGGGGGGCCTCATCTCCTTCTCCAGTTACAATCCCGTGCA CAACAACTGTGTGCAGGATGCTGTCATCCTGTCTGTGGTCACCGGCCTGACGTCGGTGTACGCGGCTGCTGTTACCTACTCCATCATTGGCTTCAGGGTCACTGAGAAATATGACATGTGTATTAACGA AAACATCCTGTCCCTCATAAACGGCTTCGGTCTCCCCGAGGACAGCATCACCCCGAGCAACTACGACTTAGCCTTCCAACATCTCAACAGCTCAGATCCGGACTTTGTTCTGGGCTTGAGCTTGAAGACCTGCGACATACAAAAACTCCTCAGCCAG GGTGTGGAGGGAACTGGTCTGGCCTTTATTGTGTTCACAGAGGCCATCACCAAGATGCCGGCTTCTCCTGTGTGGTCCGTGCTCTTCTTCATCATGCTCTTCTGCCTGGGGCTCTCCACCCTCTTCGGCAACATAGAAGGAGTGGTGGTGCCCTTGAGGGACCTGGGGGTCTTTCCTAAAACGTGGCCTCACGAAGCTCTGACCG GACTGACTTGTCTCGGGGCCTTCCTCATCTCCCTCCTCTTTGCACTGAATTCCGGGATTTATTGGGTCGCACTTTTCGACAATTTTGCAGGATCAGTTCCTCTCTTGACAATCGGGTTCTTCGAAATGATCGCTGTGGTTTACGTCTACGGCATAGACAG gttcaACGAGGATGTGAGATTCATGACAGGACATAAACCCGGCATCTTCTGGCAGGTCACGTGGAGGTTTATCAGTCCTCTCATCGTCTTCCTCATTTTAGTCTTCTACCTGGTGACTCAATCTCAAGAAAAGCTCACCTACTTAATTTGGGATCCCCAATCT GAAGGATTCCCGTCGCTGTCGGTTGAAGAATATCCGTCATGGATATACGTAGTGATTTTTATTTTAGCAGGTGTTCCCAGTTTGGTTGTACTAGTGTATGCTTTCTGTCGCTTTATCTTTGTTTGCTGCAAGAGTAGAATAGCCTCATGTAATACCGTTTAA